The proteins below are encoded in one region of Micromonospora sp. DSM 45708:
- a CDS encoding FHA domain-containing protein: MEEHPELMPLLTVSGGAMRGLSFRIGRGVQVIGRAPTADVVLPDPHLSRRHASVQATPGGVVLTDLGSTNGTWLNDTRITGSVPISDGDVVRLGRTDLRLYDPGVARTDPVGMTFGAPRRDQRPTLPLPVPAPRQPIESREAQPADAR, from the coding sequence ATGGAGGAACATCCGGAGTTGATGCCGTTGCTGACGGTGTCGGGCGGGGCGATGCGGGGGCTCAGTTTTCGGATCGGCCGGGGCGTGCAGGTGATCGGCCGCGCGCCGACCGCCGACGTCGTGCTCCCCGATCCGCACCTGAGCCGCCGGCACGCCAGCGTCCAGGCCACCCCCGGGGGAGTGGTGCTCACCGACCTCGGCTCGACCAACGGCACCTGGCTCAACGACACCCGGATCACCGGCAGCGTGCCGATCTCCGACGGGGACGTGGTCCGGCTCGGCCGCACCGACCTGCGTCTCTACGACCCCGGCGTGGCCCGGACCGACCCGGTCGGGATGACCTTCGGCGCGCCCCGCCGCGACCAGCGGCCCACGCTGCCGCTGCCGGTCCCGGCGCCCCGGCAGCCGATCGAGTCGCGCGAGGCGCAGCCCGCCGACGCCCGCTGA
- a CDS encoding alpha/beta fold hydrolase has protein sequence MRSARHTVQANGITQAVRVAGPPDGVPVLLVHGNVSSSAFWEPLLPRLPETLRVVAPDLRGYGETDTAPVDATRGVGDFADDVAALLDAPGLFAAGARPVVVGHSLGGGVAMRLLVDRPERVAGLLLAAPVSPYGFGGTRDLDGAPTTPDFAGTGAGGANPDFVARLAAGDRGADGPTSPRNVLRAAYVADPASLGDHEDLLLESMLTTATGDDNYPGTAVASDHWPGTAAGRRGVLNTLAPDHFRLADELVAAPVKPPVTWVRGDADVIVSDTSLFDLAYLGQLGIVPGWPGAERCPPQPMVGQTRAVLDRYAAAGGTYREVALPGCGHSPHLERPAEFVAELLALAGVPAPA, from the coding sequence ATGCGGAGCGCGCGGCACACGGTCCAGGCCAACGGCATCACCCAGGCGGTCCGGGTGGCCGGGCCACCGGACGGCGTGCCGGTGCTGCTCGTGCACGGCAACGTCTCGTCGTCGGCGTTCTGGGAGCCACTGCTGCCGAGACTGCCGGAGACGCTCCGGGTGGTCGCCCCCGACCTGCGCGGCTACGGCGAGACCGACACCGCCCCGGTCGACGCCACCCGCGGCGTCGGTGACTTCGCCGACGACGTGGCCGCCCTGCTCGACGCCCCCGGGCTGTTCGCCGCCGGCGCCCGGCCGGTGGTCGTCGGGCACTCGCTCGGCGGCGGCGTGGCGATGCGGCTGCTGGTCGACCGGCCGGAACGGGTGGCCGGGCTGCTGCTGGCGGCGCCGGTGTCCCCGTACGGCTTCGGTGGCACCCGGGACCTCGACGGCGCCCCCACCACGCCCGACTTCGCCGGCACCGGCGCGGGCGGCGCGAACCCGGACTTCGTGGCCCGGCTCGCCGCCGGTGACCGGGGCGCCGACGGCCCGACCAGCCCGCGCAACGTGCTGCGCGCCGCGTACGTGGCCGACCCGGCGTCGCTCGGCGACCACGAGGACCTGCTGCTGGAGAGCATGCTGACCACCGCCACCGGGGACGACAACTACCCGGGCACCGCGGTCGCCTCGGACCACTGGCCGGGGACCGCCGCCGGGCGGCGCGGCGTGCTCAACACGCTGGCCCCGGACCACTTCCGGCTCGCCGACGAGCTGGTCGCCGCGCCGGTCAAGCCGCCGGTGACCTGGGTACGCGGCGACGCCGACGTGATCGTCTCGGACACCTCGCTGTTCGACCTGGCGTACCTCGGTCAGCTCGGGATCGTGCCCGGCTGGCCCGGCGCCGAGCGGTGCCCGCCGCAGCCGATGGTCGGCCAGACCCGCGCGGTGCTGGACCGGTACGCGGCGGCCGGCGGGACCTACCGGGAGGTGGCGCTGCCCGGCTGCGGGCACAGCCCGCACCTGGAACGGCCGGCCGAGTTCGTCGCCGAACTGCTGGCGCTCGCCGGGGTGCCCGCGCCCGCGTGA
- a CDS encoding 3-hydroxyacyl-CoA dehydrogenase family protein, whose amino-acid sequence MAREFTRVGVVGLGTMGAGIVEVFARNGVDVTAVEISDAALERGRVTLTGSTDRAVAKGKLAEADRDALLARVDFRVGLDALHDVDLVIEAVPEHLDLKQRIFAELDRVCKPDAILATNTSSLSVTEISVATTRPNQVIGIHFFNPAPVMKLVEVVRTVVTSAEVVADVEALCARLGKVDVTISDRAGFIANALLFGYLNHAVGMFEARYATREDIDAAMKLGCGLPMGPLALMDLIGLDTAYEILDTMYRRGGRDRRHAPAPLLKQMVTAGLLGRKSGRGFYTYERPGSPKVVPDEHTPVSAEAALADGARAIAKVGIVGSGTMATGIIEVFAKAGYEVISVTRGAEKSAKVCEAVKTSLNKGVVRGKLAEADRDAALGRVTWSATLEHLADVDLVVEAVVEELSVKKALFASLDEICKPGVVLATTTSSLPVIDVAMATQRPADVIGLHFFNPAPIMPLVEIVRTIRTSAETSATARAVCAALGKTGVVCGDRSGFIVNALLFPYLNDAVKMLEASYSTADDIDHAMKLGCGYPMGPFELLDVVGLDVSLAIQRELYLELREPGFAPAPLLEHLVTAGYLGRKSGRGFRDHTNR is encoded by the coding sequence GTGGCGCGCGAGTTCACCCGGGTGGGCGTGGTGGGTCTGGGCACCATGGGTGCCGGCATCGTCGAGGTGTTCGCCCGCAACGGCGTCGACGTGACCGCGGTCGAGATCTCCGACGCCGCGCTGGAACGCGGCCGGGTCACGCTCACCGGCTCCACCGACCGTGCGGTGGCCAAGGGCAAGCTCGCCGAGGCCGACCGGGACGCGCTGCTGGCGCGGGTGGACTTCCGGGTCGGGCTGGACGCGCTGCACGACGTGGACCTGGTGATCGAGGCGGTGCCCGAGCACCTGGACCTCAAGCAGCGGATCTTCGCCGAGCTGGACCGGGTCTGCAAGCCCGACGCCATCCTGGCCACCAACACCTCGTCGCTGAGCGTCACCGAGATCTCGGTCGCCACCACCCGGCCGAACCAGGTCATCGGCATCCACTTCTTCAACCCGGCCCCGGTGATGAAGCTGGTCGAGGTGGTCCGCACGGTGGTCACCTCCGCCGAGGTGGTGGCCGACGTGGAGGCGCTCTGCGCCCGGCTCGGCAAGGTCGACGTGACGATCAGCGACCGGGCCGGCTTCATCGCGAACGCGCTGCTGTTCGGCTACCTGAACCACGCGGTCGGCATGTTCGAGGCGCGCTACGCCACCCGTGAGGACATCGACGCCGCCATGAAGCTCGGCTGCGGCCTGCCGATGGGCCCGCTGGCGCTGATGGACCTGATCGGCCTGGACACCGCGTACGAGATCCTCGACACGATGTACCGGCGCGGCGGCCGGGACCGCCGGCACGCCCCGGCCCCGCTGCTCAAGCAGATGGTCACCGCCGGGCTGCTCGGCCGGAAGTCCGGCCGCGGCTTCTACACCTACGAGCGGCCGGGCTCGCCGAAGGTCGTACCCGACGAGCACACGCCGGTGAGCGCGGAGGCCGCGCTCGCCGACGGCGCCCGTGCCATCGCGAAGGTCGGCATCGTCGGCTCCGGGACCATGGCCACCGGCATCATCGAGGTCTTCGCCAAGGCCGGCTACGAGGTCATCTCGGTGACCCGGGGCGCGGAGAAGTCCGCCAAGGTCTGCGAGGCGGTCAAGACCTCGCTCAACAAGGGCGTGGTCCGGGGCAAGCTCGCCGAGGCCGACCGGGACGCCGCGCTGGGCCGGGTCACCTGGTCCGCCACGCTGGAGCACCTCGCCGACGTCGACCTGGTGGTCGAGGCCGTGGTCGAGGAGCTGAGCGTCAAGAAGGCGCTCTTCGCCAGCCTGGACGAGATCTGCAAGCCGGGCGTGGTGCTCGCCACCACCACCTCGTCGCTGCCGGTGATCGACGTCGCGATGGCCACCCAGCGCCCGGCCGACGTGATCGGCCTGCACTTCTTCAACCCGGCGCCGATCATGCCGCTGGTGGAGATCGTGCGGACCATCCGCACCTCCGCCGAGACGTCGGCCACCGCCCGCGCGGTCTGCGCCGCGCTCGGCAAGACCGGCGTGGTCTGCGGTGACCGGTCCGGCTTCATCGTCAACGCGCTGCTCTTCCCGTACCTGAACGACGCGGTGAAGATGCTGGAGGCCAGCTACTCCACCGCCGACGACATCGACCACGCGATGAAGCTCGGCTGCGGCTACCCGATGGGCCCGTTCGAGCTGCTCGACGTGGTCGGCCTGGACGTCTCGCTGGCCATCCAGCGGGAGCTGTACCTGGAGCTGCGCGAGCCCGGCTTCGCGCCGGCGCCGCTGCTGGAGCACCTGGTCACCGCCGGCTACCTGGGCCGCAAGAGCGGCCGGGGCTTCCGCGACCACACCAACCGCTGA
- a CDS encoding alpha/beta hydrolase produces MSTPIRASSILPGRREDIELHTADGLTLVGELARPVDREPVGTLVCLHPLPTHGGMMDSHVLRKAAWRLPALADLAVLRFNTRGTTSVRGTSEGAFDNAVGERFDVAAAIEYAEFHELPNIWLVGWSFGTDLALKYGCDPAVVGAILLSPPLRFSAPEDLAVWAGSGRPLTALVPEFDDYLRPEEARQRFAAVPQAEVVGVDGAKHLWVGDAEKALDEIVRRVAPDVPVPLPTTWDGPMETGDVSAYADRTVAAFADTPVPGPAQRRAE; encoded by the coding sequence GTGAGCACTCCGATTCGCGCGTCGTCGATCCTGCCCGGTCGCCGGGAGGACATCGAGCTGCACACCGCCGACGGGCTGACGCTGGTCGGCGAGCTGGCCCGGCCGGTGGACCGCGAGCCGGTCGGCACGCTGGTGTGCCTGCACCCGCTGCCCACCCACGGTGGGATGATGGACAGTCACGTGCTCCGCAAGGCCGCCTGGCGGTTGCCCGCGCTGGCCGACCTGGCCGTGCTCCGGTTCAACACCCGGGGCACCACCAGCGTCCGCGGCACCAGCGAGGGAGCGTTCGACAACGCCGTCGGCGAGCGGTTCGACGTGGCCGCCGCGATCGAGTACGCCGAGTTCCACGAGCTGCCGAACATCTGGCTGGTCGGCTGGTCGTTCGGCACCGACCTGGCGCTGAAGTACGGCTGCGACCCGGCGGTGGTCGGCGCGATCCTGCTCTCCCCGCCGCTGCGCTTCTCCGCCCCGGAGGATCTCGCGGTCTGGGCCGGGTCGGGCCGTCCGCTGACCGCGCTGGTGCCGGAGTTCGACGACTACCTGCGCCCGGAGGAGGCCCGGCAGCGGTTCGCCGCCGTGCCGCAGGCCGAGGTGGTCGGTGTGGACGGCGCCAAGCACCTCTGGGTCGGCGACGCGGAGAAGGCGCTCGACGAGATCGTCCGGCGGGTCGCCCCCGACGTGCCGGTGCCGCTGCCGACCACCTGGGACGGCCCGATGGAGACCGGCGACGTCAGCGCGTACGCGGACCGCACGGTGGCCGCGTTCGCCGACACCCCGGTCCCCGGCCCGGCTCAGCGGCGCGCCGAATAG
- a CDS encoding AI-2E family transporter encodes MSQEESAAPENDPFEALRKEPGSEPTDADHAPTPPNEAAAKDTPPARRRARAGLGPVTPTGSAGADATAIEPGEFEPSGRFGVPGRPLRRNSFLVGFTGALGVLLAYAVFLGVRNAAGILVLVVIALFLAVGLHPAVVRLRRWGLPHGLAVAVVTLTVVLLIVGGLLALVPPVVTQSGQFVQQLPGYVEELRRNPTVNDLVVRYDVMERVRSAADAGTIGRALGGVLGGAQLIFGTIFRVLTVLVLTIYFLAYFDRLRDLGYALVPRSRRERVRLIGDEILTRVGAYMVGALAIAVLAGVSTFVFALVVDLPYPFALAVVVAVTDLIPQIGATLGAVVVTLVGLATDLPVGIACLVFFLVYQQVENYLLYPKIMRRAVSVNEVAALLAALLGVSLLGVVGALIAIPTVAALQLILREVVLPRQDAR; translated from the coding sequence GTGTCACAGGAGGAATCCGCCGCCCCGGAGAACGATCCGTTCGAGGCGCTGCGCAAGGAGCCGGGGTCGGAGCCGACCGACGCGGACCACGCGCCGACCCCGCCGAACGAGGCCGCCGCGAAGGACACCCCTCCCGCCCGACGTCGCGCCCGCGCCGGACTCGGGCCGGTGACCCCGACCGGAAGCGCAGGCGCCGACGCCACCGCGATCGAGCCCGGCGAGTTCGAGCCGTCGGGGCGGTTCGGCGTGCCCGGGCGACCGCTGCGGCGCAACAGCTTCCTGGTCGGCTTCACCGGCGCGCTCGGCGTGCTGCTGGCGTACGCGGTCTTCCTGGGCGTGCGGAACGCGGCCGGCATCCTGGTGCTGGTGGTGATCGCGCTCTTCCTGGCCGTCGGCCTGCACCCGGCGGTGGTCCGGCTACGCCGCTGGGGTCTGCCGCACGGGCTGGCCGTGGCGGTGGTGACGTTGACCGTGGTCCTGCTGATCGTCGGCGGGCTGCTGGCGCTGGTGCCGCCCGTGGTGACCCAGTCCGGGCAGTTCGTCCAGCAGTTGCCCGGCTACGTCGAGGAGCTGCGCCGCAACCCCACGGTCAACGACCTGGTGGTCCGGTACGACGTGATGGAACGGGTCCGGTCGGCGGCGGACGCCGGCACGATCGGCCGGGCGCTCGGCGGCGTGCTCGGCGGGGCGCAACTGATCTTCGGAACGATCTTCCGCGTGCTGACCGTGCTGGTGCTGACCATCTACTTCCTGGCCTATTTCGACCGGCTGCGCGACCTCGGGTACGCGTTGGTGCCGCGCTCCCGCCGGGAGCGGGTCCGGCTGATCGGCGACGAGATCCTGACCCGGGTCGGCGCGTACATGGTCGGCGCGCTGGCCATCGCGGTGCTGGCCGGGGTGAGCACGTTCGTGTTCGCGCTGGTGGTCGACCTGCCGTACCCGTTCGCGCTGGCCGTGGTGGTGGCGGTGACCGACCTGATCCCGCAGATCGGGGCGACGCTCGGCGCGGTGGTGGTGACCCTGGTCGGTCTCGCCACCGACCTGCCGGTGGGCATCGCCTGCCTGGTGTTCTTCCTGGTCTACCAGCAGGTGGAGAACTACCTGCTCTACCCCAAGATCATGCGGCGGGCGGTGTCGGTCAACGAGGTGGCCGCGCTGCTCGCGGCGCTGCTCGGGGTGTCGCTGCTGGGCGTGGTGGGCGCGCTGATCGCGATCCCCACGGTGGCCGCGTTGCAGCTGATCCTGCGCGAGGTGGTGCTGCCCCGGCAGGACGCCCGCTGA
- a CDS encoding DivIVA domain-containing protein, with translation MPQQQSSPLAFFDNANSQPDFTVGLRGYNTNQVDDFIGRLSAALSQSEQARAEAEQRMNDAQRRLRQAEQRQGALEQKLTETNKQLEENSRPTLSGLGTRVEQILRLAEEQANDHRNEAKRESEGILSAARLEAREITDKARAEAAAMKATAEREAGTVRTAAEREAAEVRVQARREADTLRADADRETKQLRTVTAHEVAELKSTVEREVATLRATAEREITQQRAKAAREAEEKRAEATKLLTDARDKRDKDLQALELQLAERREKSEREESARHAAQVTQTQKMVNEAEQRARAAQERAKEIEQRAEARRVESERTANDTVDKAKALADKTLSEARAEAQRVLSEARTEAELTTQAARREVEDLTRQKDAVTSQLGQMLSGLAGIVPGVPSGGNKTAEAPKSDTSGQKITAESAG, from the coding sequence ATGCCCCAGCAGCAGTCCTCCCCTCTTGCGTTCTTCGATAACGCGAACTCACAGCCCGATTTCACTGTTGGCCTGCGCGGATACAACACCAACCAGGTCGACGACTTCATCGGCCGGCTGAGCGCCGCACTGAGCCAGTCCGAGCAGGCCCGCGCCGAGGCCGAGCAGCGGATGAACGACGCCCAGCGCCGGCTCCGGCAGGCCGAGCAGCGCCAGGGCGCGCTCGAGCAGAAGCTCACCGAGACCAACAAGCAGCTCGAGGAGAACAGCCGGCCGACCCTCTCCGGCCTGGGCACCCGCGTCGAGCAGATCCTGCGGCTGGCCGAGGAGCAGGCCAACGACCACCGCAACGAGGCCAAGCGCGAGTCGGAGGGCATCCTCTCCGCCGCCCGCCTGGAGGCGCGCGAGATCACCGACAAGGCACGCGCCGAGGCGGCCGCCATGAAGGCCACCGCCGAGCGGGAGGCGGGCACCGTCCGCACCGCCGCCGAGCGGGAGGCCGCCGAGGTCCGCGTGCAGGCCCGCCGGGAGGCGGACACGCTGCGCGCCGACGCCGACCGGGAGACCAAGCAGCTGCGTACGGTCACCGCACACGAGGTGGCCGAGCTGAAGTCGACGGTGGAGCGGGAGGTCGCCACGCTGCGCGCCACCGCCGAGCGGGAGATCACCCAGCAGCGGGCCAAGGCCGCCCGGGAGGCCGAGGAGAAGCGGGCCGAGGCGACCAAGCTGCTCACCGACGCGCGCGACAAGCGCGACAAGGATCTCCAGGCCCTGGAGCTTCAGCTCGCCGAGCGGCGCGAGAAGTCCGAGCGCGAGGAGTCGGCGCGGCACGCCGCCCAGGTCACGCAGACCCAGAAGATGGTCAACGAGGCCGAGCAGCGGGCCCGGGCCGCCCAGGAGCGGGCCAAGGAAATCGAGCAGCGGGCCGAGGCGCGCCGGGTCGAGTCCGAGCGCACCGCCAACGACACGGTCGACAAGGCCAAGGCGCTGGCCGACAAGACGCTGAGCGAGGCACGGGCCGAGGCGCAGCGGGTGCTCAGCGAGGCCCGCACCGAGGCCGAGCTGACCACGCAGGCGGCCCGCCGCGAGGTCGAGGACCTGACCCGCCAGAAGGACGCGGTCACCTCGCAGCTCGGGCAGATGCTCTCCGGCCTGGCCGGCATCGTGCCGGGCGTGCCGTCGGGCGGCAACAAGACGGCCGAGGCGCCGAAGTCCGACACCTCCGGGCAGAAGATCACGGCCGAGTCGGCCGGCTGA
- the ccrA gene encoding crotonyl-CoA carboxylase/reductase, whose protein sequence is MQDILEAIMATEGSARPERELAGLAGLPVPESYRGVVVRAEDTRMFEGMATRDKDPRKALHVQEVPTPELGPGEALVAVMASAINYNTVWTSIFEPLPTFKFLQRYGRISELTRRHDLPYHVVGSDAAGVVLRTGPGVTRWKTGDEVVAHCLSVELEDAAGHDDTMLDPQQRIWGFETNFGGLAELCVVKANQLMPKPRHLSWEEAASPGLVNSTAYRQLVSHHGANMKQGDVVLIWGASGGLGGYATQMALGGGAIPVCVVSSPEKAELCRRMGAELVIDRTAEGFRFWSDEHTQDQDEWRRFGERIRELTGGEDPDIVFEHPGRETFGASVYVAKKGGTIVTCASTSGFLHQYDNRYLWMHLKRIVGSHFANYHEAWQANRLVALGKVHPTVSKTYPLEQTGQAAYEVHRNAHQGKVGVRCLAPTDGLGVRDTELRSRHESAINRFRGH, encoded by the coding sequence GTGCAGGACATCCTAGAAGCGATCATGGCGACGGAGGGCTCGGCGCGGCCGGAACGGGAACTCGCCGGCCTCGCCGGCCTGCCGGTGCCGGAGAGCTACCGGGGCGTGGTGGTCCGGGCCGAGGACACCCGGATGTTCGAGGGCATGGCCACCCGGGACAAGGACCCGCGCAAGGCGCTGCACGTCCAGGAGGTGCCCACCCCCGAGCTGGGGCCGGGCGAGGCGCTGGTCGCGGTGATGGCCAGCGCGATCAACTACAACACGGTGTGGACCAGCATCTTCGAGCCGCTCCCCACGTTCAAGTTCCTCCAGCGCTACGGCCGGATCTCCGAGCTGACCCGCCGCCACGACCTGCCGTACCACGTGGTCGGCTCGGACGCGGCCGGCGTGGTGCTGCGGACCGGCCCCGGCGTGACCCGGTGGAAGACCGGCGACGAGGTGGTCGCGCACTGCCTGTCGGTCGAGCTGGAGGACGCCGCCGGCCACGACGACACCATGCTCGACCCGCAGCAGCGGATCTGGGGGTTCGAGACCAACTTCGGCGGCCTGGCCGAGCTGTGCGTGGTCAAGGCCAACCAGCTCATGCCGAAGCCGCGCCACCTGAGCTGGGAGGAGGCGGCCAGCCCCGGGCTGGTCAACTCCACCGCCTACCGGCAGCTCGTCTCGCACCACGGCGCGAACATGAAGCAGGGCGACGTGGTGCTGATCTGGGGCGCCTCCGGCGGCCTGGGCGGCTACGCGACCCAGATGGCGCTGGGCGGCGGCGCCATCCCGGTCTGCGTGGTGTCCTCGCCGGAGAAGGCCGAGCTGTGCCGGCGGATGGGCGCCGAGCTGGTCATCGACCGCACCGCCGAGGGCTTCCGGTTCTGGTCCGACGAGCACACGCAGGACCAGGACGAGTGGCGTCGCTTCGGCGAGCGGATCCGCGAGCTGACCGGCGGCGAGGACCCGGACATCGTCTTCGAGCACCCGGGCCGGGAGACGTTCGGCGCCAGCGTCTACGTCGCCAAGAAGGGCGGCACGATCGTCACCTGCGCCTCCACCAGCGGTTTCCTCCACCAGTACGACAACCGTTACCTGTGGATGCACCTCAAGCGCATCGTCGGCAGCCACTTCGCCAACTACCACGAGGCGTGGCAGGCCAACCGGCTGGTCGCGCTCGGCAAGGTGCATCCCACGGTGTCGAAGACGTACCCGCTGGAGCAGACCGGCCAGGCCGCGTACGAGGTGCACCGCAACGCGCACCAGGGCAAGGTGGGCGTGCGGTGCCTGGCGCCCACCGACGGGCTCGGCGTCCGGGACACCGAGCTGCGCTCCCGGCACGAAAGCGCGATCAACCGGTTCCGCGGGCACTGA
- the mce gene encoding methylmalonyl-CoA epimerase gives MAENSSVEPAAEFVTDIGLRRIDHVGIAVADLDAAIDFYQRTFGMRCVHTETNDEQGVREAMLAVGPDSSGGMVQLLAPLSPDTTIGKFLDKRGPGIQQVAYTVADIDVACAALRERGVRLLYEAPRRGTSDSRVNFVHPKDAGGVLIELVQPA, from the coding sequence ATGGCTGAGAACTCCTCCGTCGAGCCCGCTGCCGAGTTTGTCACAGACATCGGTCTGCGCCGCATCGACCATGTCGGGATCGCCGTGGCGGACCTGGACGCCGCGATCGACTTTTACCAGCGCACCTTCGGCATGCGCTGCGTGCACACCGAGACGAACGACGAGCAGGGCGTACGCGAGGCGATGCTGGCGGTCGGACCGGACAGCTCCGGGGGCATGGTGCAGCTACTCGCCCCGCTGTCGCCGGACACCACCATCGGCAAGTTCCTGGACAAGCGCGGGCCGGGCATCCAGCAGGTCGCGTACACGGTGGCGGACATCGACGTGGCCTGCGCGGCGCTGCGCGAGCGCGGCGTCCGGCTGCTGTACGAGGCGCCCCGGCGCGGGACGTCGGACTCCCGGGTGAACTTCGTGCACCCGAAGGACGCCGGCGGCGTGCTGATCGAGCTGGTCCAGCCCGCCTGA
- a CDS encoding acetyl-CoA C-acetyltransferase — MASVIVSGARTPMGRLLGNLKDLPATRLGGIAIKAALERAGVAPDQVQYVIMGQVLQAGAGQIPARQAAVEAGIPMSTPALTINKVCLSGLDAIALADQLIRAGEFDVVVAGGMESMTNAPHLLLGQRAGYKYGDVTVKDHMALDGLTDAWDCCSMGESTERHGARHGISRAEQDAFAAASHQRAAAAQKNGHFAEEITPVIIPQRKGDPLVVSEDEGIRPDTTAESLGRLRPAFAKDGTITAGSSSPISDGAAAVVVMSKAKATELGLTWLAEIGAHGNVAGPDNSLHSQPSNAINHALRKGGLSLDDLDLIEINEAFAAVGIQSTRDLGISADKVNVNGGAIALGHPIGMSGARLVLTLALELKRRGGGTGAAALCGGGGQGDALIIHVPTGGESHA; from the coding sequence ATGGCTTCGGTGATCGTCAGCGGCGCGCGGACCCCGATGGGGCGCCTGCTGGGCAACCTCAAGGACCTCCCCGCGACCAGACTCGGTGGCATCGCGATCAAGGCCGCGCTGGAGCGCGCCGGCGTGGCCCCCGACCAGGTGCAATACGTGATCATGGGGCAGGTGCTCCAGGCCGGCGCCGGCCAGATCCCGGCGCGGCAGGCGGCCGTCGAGGCCGGCATCCCGATGTCCACCCCGGCGCTGACCATCAACAAGGTCTGCCTCTCCGGGCTGGACGCCATCGCGCTCGCCGACCAGCTCATCCGGGCCGGCGAGTTCGACGTCGTGGTGGCCGGCGGCATGGAGTCGATGACCAACGCCCCGCACCTGCTGCTCGGGCAGCGCGCCGGCTACAAGTACGGCGACGTGACGGTCAAGGACCACATGGCGCTCGACGGCCTCACCGACGCCTGGGACTGCTGCTCGATGGGTGAGTCCACCGAGCGGCACGGCGCGCGGCACGGCATCAGCCGTGCGGAGCAGGACGCCTTCGCCGCAGCCAGCCACCAGCGCGCCGCCGCCGCCCAGAAGAACGGTCACTTCGCCGAGGAGATCACCCCGGTGATCATTCCGCAGCGCAAGGGCGACCCGCTGGTGGTCAGCGAGGACGAGGGCATCCGGCCGGACACCACCGCCGAGTCGCTGGGTCGGCTGCGTCCCGCCTTCGCCAAGGACGGCACGATCACCGCCGGCAGCTCCTCGCCGATCTCCGACGGCGCCGCCGCGGTGGTCGTGATGAGCAAGGCCAAGGCCACCGAGCTGGGGCTCACCTGGCTGGCCGAGATCGGCGCGCACGGCAACGTGGCCGGGCCGGACAACTCGCTGCACTCGCAGCCGTCCAACGCCATCAACCACGCGCTGCGCAAGGGCGGCCTGAGCCTCGACGACCTCGACCTCATCGAGATCAACGAGGCGTTCGCCGCGGTCGGCATCCAGTCCACCCGCGATCTAGGGATCAGCGCGGACAAGGTCAACGTCAACGGCGGCGCGATCGCGCTGGGTCACCCGATCGGCATGTCCGGCGCCCGGCTGGTGCTCACGCTGGCGCTGGAGCTGAAGCGGCGCGGTGGCGGCACCGGCGCGGCGGCGCTCTGCGGCGGCGGCGGCCAGGGCGACGCGCTGATCATCCACGTGCCGACGGGCGGCGAGTCCCACGCGTGA